From the genome of Cydia strobilella chromosome 21, ilCydStro3.1, whole genome shotgun sequence, one region includes:
- the LOC134750910 gene encoding syntaxin-16, with product MVSRSLTEVFVLMRNNAIHSRQLFSEQNESERVRLMRSNSNDMEAGLEIRSETAPPPWTDALEEAHYIITRLRTKLSELQSCHSRQIRRPALDDTGEQEHIGRLTTEIGRHFTHAYTHLTAIKAQVRHGNKTEQKLATNVVLALVTTLQELSVTFRTAQSNYLKSLTSREERSNAYFDLPNFEELSLEDDNLLPDLTNNQTDLLFSLPSTSGTQKNNFMDDYEQQNDFEKPSNQKQLLLMQEENTRVVAEREQEVNKIVRSIVDLNEIFKDLGHMVHEQGTILDRIDYNIEVTQVQVQEGYKQLQKAERYQRKNRKMHCILILAVMIIILMVLLIIIKS from the exons atggtaTCGCGAAGTCTCACCGAAGTCTTCGTGCTAATGCGCAACAATGCTATCCACAGTCGACAGTTGTTTTCAGAACAG aacgAGTCAGAACGGGTCAGGCTCATGCGGAGCAACTCCAACGACATGGAGGCGGGGCTGGAGATACGGTCAGAGACAGCGCCACCACCCTGGACAGACGCCTTAGAGGAGGCCCATTATATTATTACTAG GCTAAGAACAAAATTATCTGAACTCCAATCCTGCCACTCGCGACAGATCCGACGACCGGCATTAGACGACACGGGAGAACAGGAACACATCGGCAGACTCACCACCGAGATAGGTCGGCACTTCACACACGCCTATACACATCTTACGGCTATCAAGGCTCAAGTCAGACATG GTAACAAAACGGAGCAAAAACTAGCAACTAATGTAGTATTAGCACTAGTAACCACACTCCAAGAGCTAAGCGTCACCTTCCGAACCGCCCAGTCCAACTACCTAAAATCCCTCACTTCCAGAGAAGAACGGTCAAATGCCTACTTCGACTTACCCAACTTCGAAGAACTAAGTCTAGAAGATGACAATTTACTACCAGATCTGACAAACAATCAAACGGATTTACTTTTTTCACTACCTAGTACTTCAGGTACgcagaaaaataatttcatggATGATTATGAACAGCAGAATGATTTTGAAAAACCTTCTAATCAAAAGCAGTTATTGTTAATGCAGGAAGAAAATACTAGAGTGGTAGCAGAGAGAGAGCAGGAAGTAAATAAGATTGTTCGTTCTATAgtagatttaaatgaaattttcaaagatttaGGGCATATGGTGCATGAACAGGGAACCATTTTAGATAGGATTGATTATAATATAGAAGTAACTCAAGTGCAAGTGCAGGAAGGTTATAAGCAGTTGCAAAAGGCAGAGAGGTATCAGAGGAAGAATAGGAAAATGCATTGTATATTAATTTTAGCGGTAATGATTATCATTTTGATGGTGTTATTGATTATTATTAAGAGTTAG
- the LOC134750821 gene encoding actin-related protein 8, producing the protein MSMPSHDPGPEQFHQFPSNRIIVIHPGSLYVRIGRASDLLPVKQLHCIARKRRPGGKIYRDPFVPPSVPKTKELIEELEECRLQISHTLQSCMQSNGARRYATPPQQIAAFNRRSLPETVSDGEPWAQVECDIVVGDLVLDIDPDLPFNIHFPYRRGDFNIHSEVGGSISSVLNDLYIIWSSIIEHKLGIPLIELIKYRCVLLIPDLYSRSHLKYLMSLLLKDLGFGHCFLVQESVGATFGAGIGSACVVDIGDQKTAISCVEDGISHKTTRLRMDYGAGDICQALSWMFHKSAFPYKNWNENIPRDVVLMRNLYENFCHVNLDVCGPLEKSFLVDHPGDIVNKYTLQVGDECIISPLSMFYTDLLKITGLKATKIQNRQPSDPEDPFDAEFLRETGRKRETADPSVNESQQFEAVNESQLATNPDEDIVVDTLEVGPGDAVLAPGQVLALDAAILQSIDRASSEELKRKMYSSILIVGGGVKIHGLSMWLQNRLALQIPYAYKTEQLEIVTSPKDIDPASTVWKGAAVMSCLESAMELWINQTEWNKFGLRILRERAPFIW; encoded by the coding sequence ATGAGTATGCCGTCACACGACCCCGGCCCAGAGCAGTTTCACCAATTTCCATCCAATAGGATTATCGTAATACACCCCGGATCCCTCTACGTCCGCATCGGGCGAGCCTCCGACCTCCTACCAGTGAAACAACTTCACTGCATCGCGAGAAAACGTCGACCCGGAGGCAAAATCTATCGCGATCCTTTCGTACCGCCAAGCGTGCCGAAAACAAAAGAGTTGATTGAGGAACTAGAAGAATGCCGCCTACAAATATCGCATACGTTGCAGTCTTGCATGCAGTCCAACGGAGCGCGGCGGTACGCCACGCCTCCACAACAAATAGCTGCTTTTAATCGCAGATCTCTACCGGAAACAGTCAGTGACGGAGAACCTTGGGCCCAAGTGGAATGTGACATCGTCGTTGGCGATCTAGTCTTAGATATAGACCCAGATTTACCCTTTAACATACATTTCCCATACAGAAGAGGCGATTTTAACATACACTCTGAAGTTGGAGGATCAATATCCTCAGTTCTCAATGATTTATACATAATTTGGAGTTCCATAATAGAACATAAGCTTGGGATACCTTTAATAGAACTCATAAAGTACCGATGTGTACTTTTAATACCTGATTTATATTCCAGGAGCCATTTGAAATATCTGATGTCTCTGCTGTTAAAGGATTTAGGATTCGGTCACTGCTTTTTAGTCCAAGAAAGTGTTGGAGCAACATTCGGGGCTGGAATCGGATCAGCATGTGTAGTTGACATCGGCGACCAGAAAACTGCTATATCCTGTGTTGAAGATGGTATCTCTCATAAAACTACGAGATTGCGGATGGATTATGGGGCTGGCGATATATGCCAAGCTTTATCTTGGATGTTTCATAAAAGTGCGTTCCCTTATAAGAATTGGAACGAAAACATACCAAGAGATGTAGTACTAATGAGGAATTTGTATGAGAACTTCTGTCATGTAAACTTAGATGTGTGTGGTCCGCTAGAAAAATCATTTCTAGTTGATCATCCAGGAGATATTGTCAATAAATACACACTGCAAGTTGGGGACGAATGCATCATATCTCCTCTATCAATGTTCTACACAGACCTGCTAAAGATAACAGGCTTGAAAGCAACTAAAATACAGAATCGACAACCTAGTGACCCAGAAGATCCGTTTGACGCTGAATTTTTAAGGGAAACTGGTAGAAAACGGGAAACAGCTGACCCAAGTGTGAATGAGAGTCAGCAGTTTGAAGCTGTTAATGAGAGTCAGTTAGCGACAAACCCGGATGAAGATATTGTGGTTGATACATTAGAAGTAGGTCCTGGGGACGCCGTCTTAGCTCCCGGTCAAGTTTTAGCTTTAGACGCAGCTATATTGCAAAGTATAGACCGAGCTAGCAGTGAGGAATTGAAACGTAAGATGTACAGCAGTATTCTGATTGTCGGTGGAGGTGTAAAAATTCATGGATTATCCATGTGGTTGCAGAATAGACTAGCGTTACAAATACCGTACGCTTACAAGACTGAACAGCTAGAAATTGTGACATCACCGAAAGATATAGATCCTGCGAGTACAGTATGGAAAGGTGCTGCAGTTATGTCCTGTTTAGAATCAGCTATGGAGCTGTGGATTAATCAGACGGAGTGGAATAAGTTTGGTTTGAGAATACTGAGGGAAAGAGCACCATTTATATGGTAG
- the LOC134750889 gene encoding XK-related protein 6 — translation MPKAMREIFQNGNSYDETDRMPDNITITNLDIIMYVVAIVGHFVDLGVDINVAVQYSLAGHMMEFGWTLAFILLPAFVNTAVSIRMYAQDKQQDSISNEVTKRHWLRIFILVLQMAPILRFIDALIYAIKSRKAERKRDHASQRHYYKLMLKEDADAALLRIFECFLEAAPQQVLQTSLLFAMANQFRVHQILSICSSIIGMGWCLAAYQRAVRFAQQDKENMSWTGTILQTLWHFLVTLSRVMSISMIAYLFPYWTILACAIHILIMSTWLQLFDRSPFCSHNKMAELSFSLALGAVYLFTYILPIEGKTRYRFTVYYTVCFIQNVVCGILWFLYASDAMRDSVIYVPALILTVVPYVVGLIFMVVYYSFFHPKLRRESKDVNVTFKVNEELSEFS, via the exons ATGCCTAAAGCTATGCGTGAGATTTTTCAAAATGGGAATTCTTACGACGAAACGGACCGAATGCCCGATAACATTACAATAACCAATCTCGATATTATTATGTACGTTGTGGCGATTGTTGGGCACTTCGTAGACTTGGGAGTGGATATTAATGTGGCTGTACAGTATTCCTTGGCCGGCCATATGATGGAATTCGGATGGACGCTTGCTTTCATACTTTTACCAGCGTTCGTAAATACCGCAGTATCAATACGCAT GTATGCTCAAGACAAGCAGCAAGACTCCATCAGCAACGAGGTGACAAAGCGTCACTGGCTGCGGATCTTCATTCTGGTGCTGCAGATGGCTCCCATACTCAGATTCATTGATGCTttaat TTATGCTATAAAATCTCGCAAAGCTGAGAGAAAACGTGACCACGCCTCCCAGCGCCATTACTATAAGCTGATGTTGAAAGAAGACGCCGATGCGGCGCTACTCAGGATCTTCGAGTGTTTTCTGGAAGCTGCGCCGCAGCAGGTGCTGCAGACCAGTTTATTATTCGCTATGGCCAACCAGTTCAGAG TGCACCAAATCCTGTCAATCTGCTCATCCATCATCGGCATGGGCTGGTGCCTGGCCGCGTACCAGCGCGCCGTGCGTTTCGCCCAACAAGACAAGGAGAACATGAGTTGGACCGGTACTATACTGCAGACGCTCTGGCATTTCCTAGTTACAC TGAGCAGAGTTATGTCAATATCAATGATCGCCTACCTCTTCCCCTATTGGACGATTCTCGCCTGCGCCATCCACATCCTAATCATGAGCACGTGGCTTCAACTCTTCGACCGGTCGCCATTTTGTTCACACAACAAAATGGCCGAACTGTCATTCTCACTCGCTTTAGGGGCTGTGTATCTTTTCACTTACATTCTACCGATTGAAGGTAAGACTAGATATAGATTCACTGTTTATTATACTGTATGTTTCATACAGAATGTTGTTTGTGGTATACTTTGGTTTTTATATGCGTCTGATGCCATGAGAGATTCAGTAATATATGTACCTGCGTTAATTCTTACCGTAGTGCCATATGTAGTAGGTTTAATTTTTATGGTGGTTTATTATTCCTTCTTCCATCCTAAATTAAGAAGGGAGAGTAAAGACGTTAATGTGACTTTTAAAGTTAATGAAGAGTTGTCTGAATTTAGTTAG